From a region of the Desulfovibrio oxyclinae DSM 11498 genome:
- a CDS encoding UbiA-like polyprenyltransferase: MSKILKNIGKVCRMIKIEHSVFALPFAYAGAFFAAGGWPGWRIMIFLTVAMVAVRSFAMAYNRLADVEIDAKNPRTQDRPLVSGELTPRFTMQFIVACATIFVLACAGLNWVCFALSPLALIWSAFYSYCKRFTHWCHFVLGSVLGLAPVAGGLTVTAEVSLTSALLFFGVLFWVAGFDLLYACQDREFDREEGLNSIPAKLGLRAALGISSVSHFATAAFFVLAGWAAGAGFVYFLAALGAGLFLMWEHRLISAEDMSRVNVAFFTVNGIISVLLFAGVIIDLALR; encoded by the coding sequence ATGAGCAAGATTTTGAAAAATATCGGAAAAGTCTGTCGCATGATCAAGATCGAGCATTCGGTCTTCGCCCTTCCCTTTGCCTATGCCGGGGCGTTCTTCGCCGCCGGCGGTTGGCCGGGCTGGCGGATCATGATCTTTCTGACCGTGGCCATGGTCGCGGTCCGCTCCTTTGCCATGGCCTACAACCGGCTTGCGGACGTGGAGATAGACGCGAAGAACCCGCGCACACAGGACCGGCCGCTGGTCAGCGGCGAGCTGACACCCCGCTTCACCATGCAGTTCATCGTGGCCTGCGCCACCATCTTCGTGCTGGCCTGCGCCGGGTTGAACTGGGTCTGCTTCGCCCTGTCCCCGCTGGCCCTGATCTGGTCGGCGTTCTATTCCTACTGCAAGCGTTTCACCCACTGGTGCCATTTCGTGCTCGGTTCCGTACTGGGGCTCGCTCCGGTGGCGGGCGGGCTCACCGTTACGGCAGAAGTTTCCCTGACGTCCGCCTTGCTGTTCTTCGGCGTGCTGTTCTGGGTGGCGGGGTTCGACCTGCTCTACGCCTGTCAGGACCGGGAGTTCGACCGGGAGGAGGGGCTCAACTCCATTCCCGCCAAGCTCGGCCTGCGCGCCGCTTTGGGCATCTCCTCGGTAAGCCATTTCGCCACGGCAGCGTTTTTCGTGCTGGCTGGCTGGGCCGCCGGGGCCGGATTTGTCTACTTCCTCGCCGCGCTGGGCGCCGGACTCTTTCTCATGTGGGAACATCGCCTCATCTCCGCCGAGGACATGAGCCGCGTCAACGTGGCCTTCTTCACCGTCAACGGCATCATCTCCGTCCTGCTTTTCGCGGGTGTTATCATTGATTTGGCACTGCGCTGA
- a CDS encoding DMT family transporter, whose product MKWIFIAIAFAAGACATVQVGVNNTLRAALGDPVPAALVSFVVGTAALAGYVVLTGTPMPLVRAASSGPGWMWFGGLLGAVFVAASILVASKIGAAGAMVWIIAAQLITSLALDHLGVFGFDTRVVSPPRIVGAVLLFAGAYLVSRY is encoded by the coding sequence ATGAAATGGATATTCATCGCCATAGCGTTTGCGGCGGGCGCGTGCGCCACCGTTCAGGTCGGGGTGAACAACACCCTTCGCGCGGCTCTGGGAGACCCTGTCCCCGCGGCCCTTGTGTCCTTTGTGGTGGGCACGGCGGCGCTTGCGGGCTACGTGGTGCTCACGGGCACGCCCATGCCGCTGGTCAGGGCCGCTTCCTCGGGCCCCGGCTGGATGTGGTTCGGCGGGCTGCTCGGCGCGGTCTTCGTTGCTGCGAGCATTCTCGTGGCCTCCAAGATCGGCGCGGCCGGAGCCATGGTCTGGATCATCGCGGCCCAGCTGATAACTTCGCTGGCGCTTGATCACCTGGGAGTTTTCGGGTTCGACACCCGCGTGGTCAGCCCGCCCCGAATCGTGGGCGCGGTGCTGCTCTTTGCGGGCGCGTATCTCGTCAGCCGCTACTAA
- a CDS encoding TraR/DksA family transcriptional regulator, with translation MNEADKRMIRARLTEALENLTSLHSEDAPLSLENFADDADYASQLTAHTMTLALKERDIEKIRRIEKALERIDSPDFGLCRECDAPIGKARLTARPDARLCVTCQHERESGLPACA, from the coding sequence ATGAACGAAGCAGACAAAAGGATGATCCGAGCCCGCCTGACCGAAGCGCTCGAAAACCTGACCAGTCTCCACAGCGAAGATGCGCCCCTTTCTCTGGAAAACTTTGCGGACGACGCGGACTATGCGTCCCAGCTGACCGCCCACACCATGACTCTGGCCCTGAAAGAGCGCGATATCGAAAAGATCCGCCGCATCGAAAAAGCGCTTGAACGCATCGACTCCCCCGATTTCGGCCTCTGCCGCGAATGCGACGCGCCCATCGGCAAGGCACGCCTCACGGCCCGTCCCGACGCTCGCCTCTGCGTCACCTGCCAGCACGAAAGGGAATCCGGACTGCCCGCATGCGCCTAA